A genomic stretch from Erigeron canadensis isolate Cc75 chromosome 9, C_canadensis_v1, whole genome shotgun sequence includes:
- the LOC122582736 gene encoding LOB domain-containing protein 16-like: MATISGTGSPCGACKFLRRKCTADCIFAPYFCSEQGPARFAAIHKVFGASNVSKLLHHVAVADRCEAVVTIAYEAQARIRDPVYGCVAHIFALQQQVACLQAQLMQVKAQMGQSYMDSRNVETQWSTSNMDGAMAYQNYMNATNNFKNIINTSPQSSMESINYTNEGPSIQSQNDHNYELYKRRLSESDFDELQELAVRMMRN; this comes from the exons atgGCAACTATCTCAGGAACTGGCTCACCTTGTGGTGCATGCAAGTTTCTAAGACGAAAATGCACTGCTGATTGCATCTTTGCCCCTTATTTTTGCTCAGAACAAGGCCCGGCTCGATTTGCAGCCATTCATAAGGTATTTGGTGCAAGCAATGTCTCGAAATTGTTGCATCATGTTGCGGTGGCTGACCGCTGCGAGGCAGTGGTCACCATTGCTTATGAAGCTCAAGCTAGGATCAGAGATCCTGTTTATGGCTGTGTTGCACATATCTTTGCCTTACAACAACAG GTTGCATGTTTACAAGCACAATTGATGCAAGTGAAAGCTCAAATGGGACAAAGCTACATGGATTCAAGAAATGTTGAAACTCAATGGAGTACCTCAAACATGGATGGAGCAATGGCTTATCAGAATTACATGAATGCTACAAATAATTTCAAGAACATCATCAACACATCACCACAAAGTTCGATGGAGTCGATAAATTACACCAATGAAGGGCCTTCGATTCAAAGCCAAAATGATCATAATTATGAGTTGTACAAGAGGAGACTTTCTGAAAGTGATTTTGATGAGCTTCAAGAACTTGCGGTTAGAATGATGAGGaactaa